Proteins encoded in a region of the Tripterygium wilfordii isolate XIE 37 chromosome 21, ASM1340144v1, whole genome shotgun sequence genome:
- the LOC119989111 gene encoding protein HOMOLOG OF MAMMALIAN LYST-INTERACTING PROTEIN 5, with amino-acid sequence MAGENEPAKLLLPYLQRADELQKHEPLVAYYCRLFAMEKGLRIPQSERTKTTNALLVSLMKQLEKDKKSLKLSPEDSLHLEGFALNLFAKADKQDRAGRSDLNTAKTFYAASIFFEILNQFGPVQPDLEQKQKYAIWKAADIRKALKEGRKPNPGPPVADDDLSVLSSTPSGEYDLGPPQNSVTSSRPESDLSPQFQDRVPPQFQDKLNDPHSANIPRSSQFDDKLNNEHSASIPPSPPSYPSAGYPAHDFQAPPPPPPPPNRSESSMYSQPYDHQQYPQEPQQHLPHNYSSHEGSPYTYPNFQSYPSFTESSLPSVPTHYPSHYQGSDTSYSPHSAPPTASYQPSAQATSHQSSVQYSLSSKNGTISDSAQTSKQSYQYDSNYQPPPEKIAEAHKAARFAVGALAFDDVSVAVDFLRKSLELLTNPSAAQ; translated from the exons ATGGCGGGTGAGAACGAACCTGCGAAGCTTCTTTTACCGTATTTGCAGCGAGCGGATGAGTTGCAGAAGCACGAACCTCTCGTCGCTTATTACT GTCGATTATTTGCCATGGAGAAAGGGTTGAGGATTCCCCAGAGCGAGCGAACCAAGACCACCAATGCTCTTCTCGTCTCTCTCATGAAGCAGCTTGAAAAG GATAAAAAGTCACTGAAGCTGTCCCCTGAAGACAGCTTGCACCTGGAGGGATTTGCCCTAAATCTCTTTGCCAAGGCAGACAAGCAAGATCGTGCAGGGCGATCAGATCT GAACACAGCAAAAACATTTTATGCTGCAAGcattttctttgaaattctAAACCAGTTTGGCCCAGTCCAGCCTGAT CTTGAGCAAAAACAGAAATATGCAATTTGGAAAGCTGCAGATATAAGGAAAGCTTTAAAAGAAGGGAGGAAGCCCAACCCAGGCCCGCCTGTGGCTGATGACGATCTATCAGTTTTATCAAGTACTCCCAGTGGTGAATAT GATCTTGGCCCACCTCAAAATTCAGTTACCAGTTCTAGACCGGAATCTGATCTATCGCCTCAGTTCCAAGATAGGGTACCACCACAATTTCAAGATAAGTTGAACGATCCACATTCTGCAAATATTCCACGATCATCTCAGTTTGATGACAAGTTGAACAATGAACATTCTGCAAGCATCCCGCCTTCACCTCCTTCTTACCCTAGTGCTGGTTACCCTGCCCATGATTTTcaagctcctcctcctcctcctccaccaccaaatAGATCAGAAAGCTCCATGTATTCCCAGCCATACGACCATCAACAGTACCCACAAGAACCTCAACAGCATCTGCCACATAATTATTCATCTCATGAAGGTTCTCCTTATACTTATCCTAACTTCCAATCCTATCCAAGCTTCACAGAAAGCAGTCTCCCATCAGTTCCAACTCATTATCCCTCACACTATCAAGGCTCTGATACATCCTATTCTCCCCATTCAGCTCCTCCAACAGCAAGTTACCAACCCAGTGCCCAAGCAACAAGCCACCAATCAAGCGTCCAATACTCTTTAAGCAGCAAAAATGGCACCATCTCAGATTCTGCACAAACTTCCAAACAAAGTTACCAATATGACAGCAATTATCAACCACCACCTGAGAAAATTGCTGAAGCACATAAGGCTGCAAGATTTGCTGTGGGGGCCTTGGCATTTGATGATGTTTCAGTAGCCGTGGACTTCTTACGGAAATCACTTGAATTGCTAACAAATCCATCAGCTGCCCAGTAA
- the LOC119988128 gene encoding serine/threonine-protein phosphatase PP-X isozyme 2-like isoform X1, whose translation MSDISDLDRQIEQLKKCEPLKESEVKALCLKAIEILVEESNVQTVDAPVTICGDIHGQFYDMKELFKVGGDCPKTNYLFLGDFVDRGFYSVETFLLLLALKVRYPDRITLIRGNHESRQITQVYGFYDECLRKYGSANVWRYCTDIFDYLSLSALIENKIFSVHGGLSPAISTLDQIRTIDRKQEVPHDGAMCDLLWSDPEDIVDGWGLSPRGAGFLFGGSVVTTFNHANNIDYICRAHQLVMEGYKWMFNNQIVTVWSAPNYCYRCGNVAAILELDENLNKRFRVFDAAPQESRGAPAKKPAPDYFL comes from the exons ATGAGTGATATATCGGACCTCGACAGGCAAATTGAGCAGCTGAAGAAGTGCGAGCCACTGAAGGAATCGGAAGTAAAGGCTCTTTGCCTTAAAGCCATTGAAATCCTCGTTGAAGAGAGCAATGTCCAAACGGTCGATGCACCTGTCACC ATATGTGGTGACATCCATGGGCAGTTTTATGACATGAAAGAGCTTTTCAAAGTAGGTGGCGATTGCCCAAAGACTAattatttgtttcttggagattTTGTTGATAGAGGATTCTACTCTGTTGAGACATTTCTTCTTCTGCTAGCCCTAAAG GTGAGGTATCCTGATCGAATAACACTTATTAGAGGGAACCATGAGAGCCGCCAGATCACCCAG GTTTATGGATTTTATGATGAGTGTCTACGTAAATATGGCTCTGCAAACGTATGGAGATATTGCACAGACATATTCGATTACTTGAG TCTTTCAGCTCTCATTGAGAACAAAATTTTTAGTGTCCATGGTGGTCTCTCCCCGGCCATATCGACATTGGATCAG ATACGAACAATTGATCGGAAGCAAGAAGTACCTCATGATGGGGCCATGTGCGACTTACTGTGGTCAGATCCTGAAGATATTGTAGATGGTTGGGGTTTGAGTCCTCGCGGTGCTGGATTTTTATTTGGTGGCAGTGTTGTTACTACTTTCAACCACGCTAACAACATTGACTACATCTGTCGCGCCCACCAGTTGGTAATGGAGGGATATAAATGGatgttcaataatcaaatagtTACCGTATGGTCGGCTCCAAACTACTGTTACAG ATGTGGCAATGTAGCTGCAATACTTGAACTAGACGAGAATCTCAATAAGCGgtttcgtgtgtttgatgcagCTCCACAG GAATCAAGAGGAGCTCCAGCTAAAAAGCCTGCACCAGATTATTTCTTATGA
- the LOC119988128 gene encoding serine/threonine-protein phosphatase PP-X isozyme 2-like isoform X2 has translation MSDISDLDRQIEQLKKCEPLKESEVKALCLKAIEILVEESNVQTVDAPVTICGDIHGQFYDMKELFKVGGDCPKTNYLFLGDFVDRGFYSVETFLLLLALKVRYPDRITLIRGNHESRQITQVYGFYDECLRKYGSANVWRYCTDIFDYLRFHSNG, from the exons ATGAGTGATATATCGGACCTCGACAGGCAAATTGAGCAGCTGAAGAAGTGCGAGCCACTGAAGGAATCGGAAGTAAAGGCTCTTTGCCTTAAAGCCATTGAAATCCTCGTTGAAGAGAGCAATGTCCAAACGGTCGATGCACCTGTCACC ATATGTGGTGACATCCATGGGCAGTTTTATGACATGAAAGAGCTTTTCAAAGTAGGTGGCGATTGCCCAAAGACTAattatttgtttcttggagattTTGTTGATAGAGGATTCTACTCTGTTGAGACATTTCTTCTTCTGCTAGCCCTAAAG GTGAGGTATCCTGATCGAATAACACTTATTAGAGGGAACCATGAGAGCCGCCAGATCACCCAG GTTTATGGATTTTATGATGAGTGTCTACGTAAATATGGCTCTGCAAACGTATGGAGATATTGCACAGACATATTCGATTACTTGAG ATTTCATTCAAATGGTTGA
- the LOC119987872 gene encoding uncharacterized protein LOC119987872, translating to MDPPVEVEVEVEAFAPTNNYSDGGEEVMGRKRGVENGEDGNLGKRNRFGGGDEMRRVAEIVMVLSAMGTMRGGRKPTDVEMELMAEAREKLVQMCEEVAPRDIVAMDAIGAVFEDLGLNAKLKDQRLGFRGTKLSIAEKFALSKKKMEESKKFTPPSASYAPHAPQASFGSLTENRGTPSTVRMFASDKSSPAPISSGGFPAPQLGHVSANISTSQPYQLHTGEMRASVVSTGQPGSHLVPKVERPQFKMDGGSNGPAYASQMQANSTANRPLVNASTWSIQTSSARPNNFGAENKDLNPNAVKVEGTADSRVAPQAASNHAFRPFTTQTAGNFQSMHPIQGMNIVQAPPFGNNHGEIAKIIQNLLQPQLPEHLVWTPPSREYMNKALTCQMCKQTINDVDSVLLCDACERGFHLKCLQANNQKGMSRAEWHCTKCLMLSNGKPLPPKYGRVMRSVGTLQVPSNASGTQSSSEKKVEALDLKVSQQKIMVNGSSVVQSPGSGTVGSNDVDSTPDSKIQVPMEIPVTNISSTVIDVEQRTISETCPNNSMKSLEANPASLVGASSERSDSSAREESSVSETKVLPSPITSGIVNSNSDNLPPSHNLQVVGQTGVPGNEGLLKTNPDNKPTDEDLNDIRGHSEYTTMPGRPSDGLHNVEWIGSILQVMEGKTYYQSCCIDGMTYKVQDHALFSSNHEKLIPSKLQAMWEDSKTGSKWVTVNRCYLPNDLPESVGRPCPPESNEVYASNHDSSVMAGLIQGPCEVLLPAKFKEESERWNQLGIETNSGSPPPVFLCKWFYDEFKGNFNPVSS from the exons ATGGATCCACCGGTTGAGGTTGAAGTGGAAGTTGAAGCTTTTGCCCCGACGAACAACTATTCGGATGGTGGGGAGGAAGTTATGGGGCGGAAGAGGGGGGTGGAGAACGGAGAGGATGGGAATTTGGGGAAGAGGAATAGATTTGGTGGTGGAGATGAGATGCGGAGGGTTGCGGAGATTGTGATGGTGTTGTCTGCGATGGGGACAATGAGAGGTGGGAGGAAACCGACGGATGTGGAGATGGAGTTGATGGCAGAGGCGAGGGAGAAGCTGGTGCAGATGTGTGAGGAGGTGGCGCCGAGGGATATTGTGGCTATGGATGCAATTGGAGCtgtttttgaggatttggggctTAATGCCAAGCTCAAAGATCAGAGGCTAGGGTTTCGTGGCACCAAGCTGTCCATTGCTGAGAAATTTGCACTTTCTAAGAAGAAG ATGGAAGAATCCAAGAAATTCACTCCACCGTCTGCATCATATGCGCCTCATGCACCACAAGCAAGCTTTGGTTCACTTACTGAAAACCGTGGGACACCATCCACGGTTCGCATGTTTGCATCAGATAAATCAAGTCCTGCACCAATATCTTCTGGAGGGTTCCCAGCTCCACAGCTTGGTCATGTTTCTGCAAATATTTCTACATCTCAACCGTATCAGTTGCACACAGGTGAAATGAGAGCATCTGTGGTTTCCACTGGACAGCCAGGCAGCCATTTGGTGCCTAAAGTTGAAAGACCACAGTTTAAAATGGATGGAGGGTCAAATGGGCCTGCTTACGCATCTCAAATGCAAG CAAATTCAACTGCCAATCGACCACTGGTGAATGcttcaacttggtctatacaaACCTCTTCCGCCCGACCTAATAACTTTGGAGCAGAAAACAAGGATTTGAATCCTAATGCTGTTAAGGTTGAGGGAACTGCTGATTCAAGGGTGGCTCCTCAAGCAGCAAGTAATCATGCCTTTAGACCATTTACCACTCAAACTGCAGGAAATTTTCAGAGCATGCATCCAATCCAAGGCATGAACATTGTTCAAGCTCCTCCTTTTGGCAATAATCATGGAGAAATTGCTAAAATCATTCAGAATTTATTACAACCACAGCTTCCTGAGCATCTCGTGTGGACTCCTCCTTCAAGGGAATACATGAATAAGGCTTTGACTTGCCAAATGTGCAAACAAACCATTAATGATGTTGATAGTGTACTTCTCTGTGATGCTTGCGAGAGAGGTTTTCACTTAAAATGCCTTCAAGCTAATAATCAGAAAGGAATGTCCAGAGCTGAGTGGCATTGCACGAAGTGCCTGATGTTAAGCAATGGGAAGCCGTTGCCTCCTAAGTATGGTCGTGTCATGAGAAGCGTAGGCACACTGCAAGTGCCGTCCAATGCTTCTGGAACTCAATCatcttcagaaaagaaagtggaAGCCTTAGACCTGAAGGTTAGTCAGCAGAAGATAATGGTGAATGGAAGCTCTGTTGTGCAGAGTCCTGGATCTGGTACAGTGGGCAGCAATGATGTCGACTCAACACCCGATTCAAAAATTCAAGTCCCAATGGAAATACCAGTGACTAATATCTCATCAACTGTAATAGATGTTGAGCAGAGAACAATTTCTGAAACTTGCCCAAATAATTCAATGAAATCTTTGGAGGCTAATCCTGCTTCTCTTGTGGGAGCATCAAGTGAAAGATCTGATTCATCAGCACGTGAAGAGAGTTCGGTTTCTGAAACAAAAGTTCTACCTTCTCCTATTACATCTGGCATAGTTAATAGCAACTCTGATAACCTCCCACCTTCACACAACCTACAAGTTGTTGGCCAAACAGGTGTGCCGGGCAATGAAGGTCTTTTGAAGACCAATCCGGACAACAAACCTACAGATGAAGATTTGAATGACATAAGAGGGCATAGTGAATATACCACAATGCCTGGAAGGCCTTCTGATGGCTTACACAATGTGGAATGGATTGGTAGCATACTTCAAGTTATGGAAGGGAAAACCTATTACCAGTCCTGTTGTATTGATGGAATGACATATAAAGTGCAAGATCATGCGCTTTTTTCTTCTAACCATGAAAAATTGATACCTTCTAAGCTTCAG GCCATGTGGGAAGATTCTAAAACTGGTTCAAAGTGGGTTACTGTAAACAGGTGCTATCTTCCTAATGACTTACCTGAGTCTGTTGGTCGTCCATGTCCCCCTGAAAGCAATGAG GTCTATGCTTCTAACCATGATAGCAGTGTGATGGCTGGTTTGATTCAAGGCCCATGTGAAGTTCTTCTTCCAGCCAAGTTTAAGGAAGAGAGTGAAAGATGGAATCAGTTGGGAATTGAGACAAATAGTGGATCTCCTCCGCCAGTTTTTCTGTGCAA ATGGTTTTATGATGAATTCAAAGGGAATTTCAATCCTGTTTCCAGTTAA
- the LOC119988293 gene encoding uncharacterized protein LOC119988293 — MEGVGSRLGRASSRYGPAATASVFSGPVRKWKKRWVNVSPSPAIGSQSQSNVHRRSNGNGSNNGSSSRLVLCRWTPLPTTTAAADDEATPGEEAPPKRRFRYIPVSVIEEQKRRSAKNDEDEANKSEISLVKDSPTSEGIELNADPLKKDAQDSEIGRLDLGLSLKGHTGDRDSIGQNKDSQLKSASSGGFWTMA, encoded by the exons ATGGAGGGAGTGGGGTCGCGGCTGGGCCGGGCTTCGTCTCGGTACGGCCCAGCGGCGACGGCTTCAGTGTTCAGTGGCCCGGTGAGGAAGTGGAAGAAGAGGTGGGTAAACGTGTCACCGTCTCCCGCCATCGGTTCGCAGTCCCAATCCAACGTTCACCGAAGAAGCAACGGAAATGGAAGCAATAACGGCTCTTCTTCTCGCCTTGTCCTTTGCCGCTGGACCCCACTACCCACTACCACTGCCGCTGCAGACGACGAAGCTACGCCCGGTGAGGAGGCGCCTCCCAAACGGAGATTCCGCTACATTCCT GTTTCTGTAATTGAAGAACAGAAAAGGAGAAGTGCGAAAAATGACGAAGATGAAGCAAATAAAAGTGAGATTAGCCTAGTTAAAGACTCCCCAACCTCGGAAGGCATTGAACTGAATGCCGACCCTTTGAAGAAAGATGCTCAG GATTCAGAAATCGGTCGATTGGATTTGGGTTTAAGCTTGAAAGGCCACACTGGGGACCGTGATTCCATTGGCCAGAACAAAGACTCTCAGTTGAAAAGTGCAAGCTCTGGTGGGTTTTGGACTATGGCATGA
- the LOC119989971 gene encoding indole-3-acetate O-methyltransferase 1-like — protein MALKGDNVVVPSMKLERMFSMKGGKGEASYANNSQAQAIHARSVLHFLEETLDSVQLNCSEIPFVVADLGCSSGTNTISTVEVIINHMIKRYEALGYEPPEFSAFFSDLPCNDFNTLFQLLPPLANYSTSMEEFLAAKGHRPYFAAGVPGSFHRRLFPSRSIDVFHSAFSLHWLSQVPESVLDKRSTAYNKGKVYIHGANESTTSAYKEQFKTDLAGFIRSRSMEMRSGGSMFLVCLGRTSLDPTDQGGAGFLFGTHFQDAWDDLVQEGVITSEKRDNFNIPLYAPSLQEFKEIIEADGSFTVNKLEVFKGGSPLVVNQPDNAAEVGRALANSCRTVAGVLVDAHIGDRLSDELFLRVERRATSRSKELLEQLQFFHIVASLSK, from the exons ATGGCTTTGAAGGGAGACAATGTTGTTGTTCCTAGTATGAAGCTTGAAAGGATGTTTAGCATGAAGGGAGGCAAAGGAGAGGCTAGCTATGCCAACAACTCTCAAGCTCAA GCCATACATGCTAGATCAGTGCTTCACTTCCTTGAAGAAACCCTAGACTCAGTGCAACTAAACTGCTCTGAAATCCCCTTTGTGGTGGCTGACCTAGGATGCTCAAGTGGCACCAACACAATCTCCACCGTTGAAGTGATCATCAACCACATGATCAAGCGATACGAGGCCTTGGGATATGAGCCGCCGGAGTTCTCCGCTTTCTTCTCTGATCTCCCTTGCAATGACTTCAACACTCTCTTTCAGCTCCTCCCTCCCCTTGCCAATTATAGCACTAGCATGGAGGAGTTCCTGGCCGCCAAGGGACACCGGCCTTACTTCGCTGCCGGAGTGCCCGGTTCTTTCCACCGGAGGCTTTTTCCGTCCAGATCCATTGATGTTTTCCACTCTGCGTTTTCCTTGCACTGGCTTTCTCAG GTTCCAGAGAGTGTGTTAGACAAGAGATCAACGGCTTACAACAAAGGGAAGGTGTACATCCACGGAGCAAATGAAAGCACAACCAGTGCATACAAGGAACAGTTCAAGACTGACCTAGCAGGGTTCATCAGATCAAGATCAATGGAGATGAGGAGTGGTGGGTCCATGTTTCTTGTCTGCTTGGGGAGAACTTCACTGGACCCCACAGACCAAGGTGGGGCCGGATTCCTCTTTGGGACCCACTTTCAGGATGCATGGGATGATCTTGTCCAAGAG GGTGTAATTACTAGTGAAAAACGTGATAACTTCAACATACCTTTGTATGCTCCAAGCCTACAAGAATTCAAGGAGATAATTGAAGCTGATGGCTCATTCACCGTCAACAAGCTTGAGGTATTCAAAGGAGGAAGCCCACTTGTTGTTAACCAGCCAGACAATGCAGCCGAGGTGGGTCGAGCCCTAGCCAACAGTTGCAGGACCGTGGCCGGGGTCCTAGTCGATGCACACATTGGGGACCGGCTCAGCGATGAGCTGTTTCTAAGGGTGGAGCGCCGCGCCACCAGTCGCTCAAAGGAGCTGCTGGAGCAGCTGCAGTTTTTCCATATTGTTGCTTCACTTTCCAAGTAG